A single Fusobacterium hominis DNA region contains:
- a CDS encoding S66 peptidase family protein, with amino-acid sequence MVGKKLERGATIGIVAPASYSSIENIISAKNNLENMGFNVVLGECTYKTWYSFAGSDEERAREINSFFADPKIDVIMCMRGGYGCNRIIEKIDFDIIRKNPKIFIGYSDITTLHISMNEKADLITFHGPMAVSNFSGSYNIDTFKNFISTLTGEFDGIVKNIDKDLKVIVPGVATGKIVGGNLATLVSTLGTEYDIDYNNKILFIEEIGEKTYKIDRLLNHLKKHKVFEKINGLILGDFKNCDQDKEDDMNLQEVFNDYFKNLYIPVVCGLQSGHCEPMITLPLGAMCQLDGNTKRIKILEKIVR; translated from the coding sequence ATGGTAGGTAAGAAATTAGAAAGAGGAGCTACTATTGGAATAGTAGCTCCTGCAAGCTATTCTAGCATAGAAAATATAATAAGTGCTAAAAATAACTTAGAAAATATGGGTTTTAATGTTGTGTTAGGTGAGTGTACTTATAAAACATGGTATTCATTTGCAGGATCTGATGAAGAAAGAGCAAGAGAGATTAATAGTTTTTTTGCAGACCCGAAAATTGATGTAATAATGTGTATGCGTGGTGGATATGGTTGTAATAGAATAATAGAGAAAATAGATTTTGATATTATAAGGAAAAATCCCAAAATTTTTATAGGTTATAGCGATATTACAACACTACATATAAGTATGAATGAAAAAGCTGATCTAATAACATTTCATGGTCCTATGGCAGTTAGTAATTTTTCAGGAAGCTATAATATAGATACTTTTAAAAATTTTATATCTACATTGACAGGTGAATTTGACGGAATTGTCAAAAATATAGATAAAGATTTAAAAGTTATTGTGCCTGGTGTGGCAACTGGGAAAATAGTAGGTGGCAATCTGGCAACTTTAGTTTCTACATTAGGAACAGAATATGATATAGATTATAATAATAAGATACTCTTCATTGAAGAAATAGGTGAGAAAACGTATAAAATTGACAGATTACTAAATCATTTAAAAAAGCATAAAGTATTTGAAAAAATTAATGGTTTAATATTAGGAGATTTTAAAAATTGTGATCAAGATAAAGAAGATGATATGAACCTTCAAGAAGTTTTTAATGATTATTTTAAAAATCTTTATATTCCAGTAGTTTGCGGACTTCAGAGTGGTCATTGTGAGCCTATGATAACATTACCATTAGGAGCTATGTGTCAATTAGATGGAAATACTAAAAGAATAAAAATTTTAGAGAAAATTGTCAGATAA
- the dacB gene encoding D-alanyl-D-alanine carboxypeptidase/D-alanyl-D-alanine endopeptidase produces MYKKIKVLVLVSFLAVSCSKIPIISGQEFVPIDTQHESFELEKPQFTQEPKAEEIEIETVENIEEEEIKEDNQKCDVVVGNLLKNSNMSYYAVDLDTGKVLVDHRGENVATPASVMKIVSSAAAFEILGKDTTLKTKLLYDGTIDKNGVLKGNIYIQGAGDPTLGSEFFKGDREAFIKQWIASIKKAGIKTIKGNVIVIDDLFGYNGVSSKWLLEDLASGYGQGAYGVSIFDNLSTLYITSDANKGKVTKSIPELKNVSFVNSMKISPKGRTDVSVRGLPFNNTRELIGEIPANRKNIIVKSDIPDPGLFLGEYFKNKVSADGIKITGNVKTSRTTKVRPKNPKELAVTESKTISEIINVILVKSNNHYAEHMFNLLQVNGINLNKFWKEKGIDTSSLGVYDGSGLSRADYISSKVLTEILIYMYKNQPEYIKLLPRAGYEGTVVNFLTVQNFDGEARLKSGSMSGVQSYAGYLDKDGKNIAFAMIINQWNGTRRQVKKEMERLLKQLF; encoded by the coding sequence ATGTATAAGAAAATTAAAGTACTTGTATTGGTGTCATTTTTAGCAGTTAGTTGTAGTAAAATTCCTATTATAAGCGGACAAGAATTTGTGCCTATTGATACACAGCATGAATCGTTTGAACTAGAAAAACCTCAATTTACTCAAGAACCAAAGGCAGAAGAGATTGAGATAGAAACAGTAGAAAATATTGAAGAAGAGGAAATTAAAGAAGATAATCAAAAATGCGATGTTGTAGTAGGTAATTTATTAAAAAATAGTAATATGTCTTATTATGCAGTAGATCTTGACACAGGTAAGGTTCTTGTAGACCATAGAGGAGAAAATGTGGCTACACCTGCTTCTGTAATGAAAATAGTTAGTTCTGCAGCAGCTTTTGAAATACTAGGTAAAGATACTACTTTAAAAACAAAATTATTGTATGATGGAACAATTGACAAAAATGGTGTTTTAAAAGGAAATATATATATCCAAGGTGCTGGAGATCCAACTTTAGGATCTGAGTTTTTTAAGGGAGATAGAGAAGCTTTTATAAAACAATGGATAGCAAGTATAAAAAAAGCTGGAATAAAAACAATTAAAGGAAATGTCATAGTAATAGATGATCTTTTTGGGTATAACGGAGTATCATCTAAATGGTTATTAGAAGATTTAGCTAGTGGATATGGTCAAGGAGCATACGGAGTAAGTATATTTGACAATTTATCAACACTTTATATCACTTCAGATGCAAATAAAGGAAAGGTAACTAAATCAATACCAGAATTAAAGAATGTTTCTTTTGTAAATAGTATGAAAATCTCACCTAAAGGAAGAACAGATGTCAGTGTTAGAGGACTTCCTTTTAATAATACAAGAGAATTAATTGGAGAAATTCCAGCAAACAGAAAAAATATAATTGTAAAAAGTGATATTCCAGATCCAGGATTATTTTTAGGAGAATATTTTAAAAATAAAGTTTCTGCAGATGGTATTAAGATAACAGGTAATGTCAAAACTTCAAGAACTACTAAGGTAAGACCTAAAAATCCAAAAGAGTTAGCTGTTACTGAGTCAAAAACTATTAGTGAAATTATAAATGTCATATTAGTTAAAAGTAATAATCATTATGCTGAGCATATGTTTAATTTATTGCAAGTAAATGGTATAAATCTAAATAAATTTTGGAAAGAAAAAGGAATAGATACATCTTCTTTAGGAGTATATGATGGTAGTGGACTATCAAGAGCCGATTATATATCTTCAAAAGTACTGACAGAAATTTTAATATATATGTATAAAAATCAACCTGAGTATATAAAATTATTACCAAGAGCTGGCTATGAAGGAACTGTAGTTAATTTTTTAACTGTTCAAAATTTTGATGGAGAAGCTAGATTAAAAAGCGGTAGCATGAGTGGCGTTCAATCATATGCTGGATATTTAGATAAAGATGGAAAGAATATAGCATTTGCAATGATTATTAATCAATGGAATGGAACGAGAAGACAAGTAAAAAAAGAGATGGAAAGATTATTAAAACAACTATTTTAG